The window GTAAATTGCTTCCACCAGTCTCTTTTTTTGAACGTGAATTGCATTTTATTAATTTTTTAAAGCCATATGTACGTGAAGAATCACAAGCGAACCAATTTGCAGAATCTCTGTCATCCCTCCATGATGAATTTATTTTTGCTGAAATACCTTTCGAGAGAGCCCGAAAATTAACGCCTGAAGCTTTTGCGGCTCATTGGCAAGAGAACTTAAAATATTTGGAAATCATTCAAGAGAGATGGCCTCGTTTTTTAAGGCAAATAAAACGCAGCGATCCGTGTATACATTTTGTGCAATTTCTTAATTTACAGATTGAGGCATGGAAGCAAAATCCTCTGCAGATTCCGGTCATTGCAGCGGGTTTTGAGGAAGATATTCCGGTTGTGCAAAGATTTATAGCGGCGATAGAGCAACTTCCCAAAGGAAAAGTATATCGAGAAAATTGCTGGAATAGTTTGGAAGAAAAGACACTCATAAATTTATTTTCTGCTGAAACATCCTTTTCTCAAGATGAAAAACAAGGAGCAGCGACGCGCACAGAGACACTGACTCAAAAATTCCATTTAAGAGAATTTTCATCTCTTGAAGAAGAAGCCAGAGTTATTGCTCTCTTAATGAGAGAGCAACTTGAGGAATCGGATAAAACAATAGCCTTAATTACGCCTTTGCGTGCTTTGGCAGAACGCGTTATATCGGAACTTGCGCGGTGGAATTTAAATATTGATGATTCTTATGGGAAGAATTTATCAGAGATTCCTTTAGGTCTTTTTTTTAGGCATTCCCTTAATTGTGTTTTGAAAGATTTCGAAAGTATTTCCTTTTTGAGCTTACTTAAGCACCCTTATATGGCTCAAATCCATAAAACTCACATAGAGAAACTTGAAATCCAGCATTTGCGGGGTCGGTTATTTTCCGGCAATATATTTTCTCTTCTAAAAGAAATTCCGAAAGGAACAGAGCTCTATAATTTTTTACTTTCTCTTCAAGAAGGAGCTTCTTCTTTAAAATATTTGCTTTCACAGCAAACAATTCGGTTAAAGGATTTAGTAGAGGCACATGTGCAATTTATTAAATTTTTATCATCAGATACGGTTGAAGATTATAGAGGCTACAAGGAATTTACGTCACAATTAAAAGGACTGGATCGAGCTTTAAGCCATCTTAAAATAAAGGGAACAGATTATCCGCTTGTTTTGGAAAAACTTCTAAATCAAGTAACGCTTCGGCCCTCTTATGGTGTTCATCCAAGACTCCATATCTGGGGGCCTCTAGAGGCTCAATTACAAACAGTTGATTATCTAATTATTGGCGGGATGAACGAGAAAAATTGGCCAGGGAACTCTCAACAAAGTCCTTGGTTGAATGAAGGTATGCGAACTATTCTAGGGCTCCCAACGAGAGCTAAGTGGTATGAGCTTAAAAAGAATTTATGGGTTAATCTTTTAAGAGCGCCTGAAGTTATTTTGACGCGGGCTTTGCGTGAAGAAGGGCAGATTGAGCCTGCATCGAGATGGTGGTTAGAATTGTTGGCAAAACTTAAAGCCAAAGGGCAATACGAAACTCACTACTTAAGTTCTGTTTATCAGCAATGGGCAAAAATTTTAGATCATCCTTTAGAGCAAAAAATCCTTTTTCGTCCTGCGCCTTGTCCTCCTCTTGAGGCGCGGCCTCGTACGTTGAGTGTGACTCAAATTGAGACATGGATTCGGGATCCTTATTCTATTTATGCGCGAGAAATCTTAAAGTTGAAACCTCTGGACCCTTTGGAGCCAGGGCTCAGTCCAGCCTTGTTTGGGGTGATGATTCATCAAATTCTCGAAACATTTTTTAAACAAGGAAATGCAGTACAAGATGAACAAGCTCATGAAATTCTTTCTAATTTAGGAAAGAATACTTTTAATGACGCTTTAAGTCATCCTGTTGTTGCGTCATTTTGGTGGACGCGATTTAATCGACTTATCACCTGGTTTTTAGGGGTTGAAAGAACATTAATCCCAACCACAAGATTTGTCGAAGCCCGAGGTGAAATCTTCCTTGAAGGTCCTTTTGGGCTTTTCAAACTTAAAGCAACAGCGGATAGAATTGACCTTAATGAAGATGGAACAGCTTGCCTTATTGATTATAAAACGGGAAGGCTTCCAACCCGAAAAGAAATCGACCAGGGAATAAAACCACAGCTTCCTCTTGAGGCGGCTATTTTACAAAGAGGAGGATTTCAAGGAATAGATTCTCATCGTTCAATTGTAATGCGGTATATGCATTTATCAGGAGGGCAACCAGCAGGCATGCTTTTGGATATGGCCGAAGGTGATCTTGTTGAAAAAGCGTTAAAATCTCTTCAAGAGATGATTAATGAATATGATGATCCCAAAAAACCTTATGCTTCCTGTCCGATTCTTGAGATTGCGCCGTCTTTTTCACCTTATCATCATTTATCGAGAATTCAAGAATGGCAGGGTTTGTAATGCAGCTTTCTAATTCAAGGCATTTAGCTCTTAATCCAGACTTTAATGTATGGGTGTCTGCTTCAGCAGGAACAGGGAAAACTAAAATCCTTACAGATAGACTTCTTATGTTGTTATTGACAGGCGCTGAACCTCAAAAAATTCTGTGCCTTACTTTCACAAAAGCAGCTGCCGCAGAAATGAAAGAGAGGCTCCTCAATCATACCTTAGAGTGGGCAACGTGTTCAGATGGAAAATTAAAAGAGAGTCTAGAGCAATTTTTAGAAAGACTTCCTTCTCAAGAAGAACAAGCCAAAGCACGTTCTCTTTTTATAGATCTTATACATGTGGTCCCTAGCATACGAATTACGACAATTCATAGTTTTTGTCAGTCTTTACTTGTGCAGTTTCCTGTGGAAGCGGGAATTGTGCCGAATTTTAAAATTCTAGCGGAGCATGAAAGCCAAGCACTTTTAACCCAGGCTGTTGAAGAGATTTTGACATTTTCTACCACTTCTTCAATACTGAAGCAGTCAATAACACTCTTAACAGAACGTTTACATGTATCAACTTTTCAAGAAATTATAGAGAACCTTATTGAAAGACCTGAACGTCTTCAAAGAGTCTTAGGTAAAGGTCTTGAAATAGCCCGTCATAATCTGGAGGAGCTTTTTGGATGCTGTGAGACAGATACGGCTGAAGACTATCTTCTTCAGTTTCAAGAGGCTCACAAAGAGCATTTAGATGAGCTTAAAAATGTGAGTTCTTGCTTAATAAAAGGCGGGAAAACAGATGTCGCGCGCGGTGAAGCTATTCAAGCTTTCCTTGCTTTACAAGATTCTTTTACGCAGAAAGATTTTGATTCTTA of the Candidatus Paracaedimonas acanthamoebae genome contains:
- the addB gene encoding double-strand break repair protein AddB, translated to MLSFQTLSKSSANPLKQLAWQLYHSCQEEPLEVSKALVFLPSRRAKRQFIEELQNLFPGNTFILPQVTTLRDWATQADNFLGKLLPPVSFFERELHFINFLKPYVREESQANQFAESLSSLHDEFIFAEIPFERARKLTPEAFAAHWQENLKYLEIIQERWPRFLRQIKRSDPCIHFVQFLNLQIEAWKQNPLQIPVIAAGFEEDIPVVQRFIAAIEQLPKGKVYRENCWNSLEEKTLINLFSAETSFSQDEKQGAATRTETLTQKFHLREFSSLEEEARVIALLMREQLEESDKTIALITPLRALAERVISELARWNLNIDDSYGKNLSEIPLGLFFRHSLNCVLKDFESISFLSLLKHPYMAQIHKTHIEKLEIQHLRGRLFSGNIFSLLKEIPKGTELYNFLLSLQEGASSLKYLLSQQTIRLKDLVEAHVQFIKFLSSDTVEDYRGYKEFTSQLKGLDRALSHLKIKGTDYPLVLEKLLNQVTLRPSYGVHPRLHIWGPLEAQLQTVDYLIIGGMNEKNWPGNSQQSPWLNEGMRTILGLPTRAKWYELKKNLWVNLLRAPEVILTRALREEGQIEPASRWWLELLAKLKAKGQYETHYLSSVYQQWAKILDHPLEQKILFRPAPCPPLEARPRTLSVTQIETWIRDPYSIYAREILKLKPLDPLEPGLSPALFGVMIHQILETFFKQGNAVQDEQAHEILSNLGKNTFNDALSHPVVASFWWTRFNRLITWFLGVERTLIPTTRFVEARGEIFLEGPFGLFKLKATADRIDLNEDGTACLIDYKTGRLPTRKEIDQGIKPQLPLEAAILQRGGFQGIDSHRSIVMRYMHLSGGQPAGMLLDMAEGDLVEKALKSLQEMINEYDDPKKPYASCPILEIAPSFSPYHHLSRIQEWQGL